A stretch of the Synechocystis sp. PCC 7338 genome encodes the following:
- a CDS encoding PAS domain S-box protein codes for MSAFLLGSESEEFLQKVAGVIPGWLYGFVQRSDDSIAFIYISSQIEVVHEVSAAAVLADAEILLRQIHPDDWLHYRQTLAYSRATLEPLCLEWRIITPSGKSKWLRTKSQPERLPNQDTIWFGVILDVTAEKQTEQQLNQLNNYLQQSDQKFRLAFENANVGMCMVDLEGNLVKVNNKMGEMFGYSAQEMEKMTVNDLALPEDKKVSPSFIQHAITEHQDHAVLEKRYMHRQGHIIYGEVSTSLVRDSDGIPLYFISYVKDITERIEYEQEILRSRNEIEQINQELEERVKLRTAEVCEQQQLLRLYFEQSIIGLAIVSTNKTWIDANSKFCQIVGYSFEELRTKSWAEITHPDDLNLDLSYYQRLLKGEIDGYEIDKRYIHKNGYFIHVNLGVQAHRRLDGNLDFCVVMIQDIGDRKAMENSISLALQREKELNELRSQFITSISHQFRTPLTTIACAASIMEKFQEKITREKQGQYLHSILKSVKYIDELINDITTINLNTEEVEPMVVDGDLIDFCQELIDKIEYLYTPYKINFYPHLDIDSNTKCEQVIVRFDPVLLAPILNHLLTNGIKYSPTNFTIDFHLRESPHEIIFDVLDYGIGIPKTDLEKIFEPFQRGSNVGHIAGIGIGLTIARKLVTFYGGRIEIQSELGEGTRVSLSIPKWPFTNIPWDSPA; via the coding sequence ATGTCCGCTTTTTTGCTCGGTTCCGAATCAGAGGAGTTTTTACAAAAAGTGGCTGGGGTGATTCCGGGCTGGTTGTATGGTTTTGTGCAACGTAGTGATGATTCCATTGCCTTTATCTATATCAGCTCCCAAATTGAGGTTGTGCACGAAGTCTCTGCCGCTGCCGTGCTGGCCGATGCCGAGATACTCCTGCGGCAGATCCATCCTGATGACTGGCTCCACTACCGCCAAACTCTGGCCTACAGCCGAGCCACCCTGGAACCATTGTGTTTGGAATGGCGCATCATTACCCCTTCAGGAAAATCGAAATGGTTACGCACCAAGTCTCAACCGGAAAGGTTGCCCAACCAAGATACCATCTGGTTTGGAGTCATTCTGGATGTTACAGCAGAAAAACAGACTGAACAACAATTAAACCAATTAAATAACTATCTGCAACAAAGTGACCAAAAATTTCGCCTCGCTTTCGAAAATGCCAATGTTGGTATGTGCATGGTGGATCTAGAGGGAAATTTGGTCAAAGTTAATAACAAGATGGGAGAAATGTTTGGTTATAGTGCTCAAGAGATGGAAAAAATGACAGTTAATGATTTGGCATTACCGGAAGATAAAAAAGTCAGTCCATCTTTTATTCAACACGCTATTACTGAGCACCAAGACCATGCCGTTTTAGAAAAAAGATATATGCACCGTCAGGGTCATATTATCTATGGAGAAGTTTCCACTTCTTTGGTGCGTGATTCCGACGGCATACCACTATATTTTATATCCTATGTAAAAGATATTACTGAACGAATTGAATATGAACAAGAAATTCTCCGATCTAGGAATGAAATTGAGCAAATCAATCAAGAGCTTGAGGAGAGGGTTAAGCTGAGAACAGCAGAAGTATGTGAACAACAACAATTGTTAAGACTTTATTTTGAGCAATCTATTATCGGTTTAGCCATAGTATCTACCAATAAAACTTGGATTGATGCCAACTCAAAATTTTGCCAAATAGTGGGCTATTCGTTTGAAGAATTAAGAACAAAAAGCTGGGCAGAAATAACCCATCCTGACGATTTAAACTTAGATCTAAGCTATTATCAACGTCTCTTAAAAGGGGAAATAGATGGTTACGAAATTGACAAACGTTATATCCATAAAAATGGCTATTTTATCCACGTAAATCTTGGAGTACAAGCCCATCGTAGACTAGATGGTAACCTTGATTTTTGTGTAGTGATGATTCAGGACATTGGTGATCGTAAGGCTATGGAAAACAGCATCTCTTTGGCTTTGCAGCGGGAAAAGGAGCTAAATGAACTGCGTTCTCAATTCATTACGTCCATCTCTCACCAGTTTCGTACCCCCTTAACAACCATTGCCTGTGCCGCTTCAATTATGGAAAAATTTCAGGAAAAAATCACTAGGGAAAAACAAGGTCAATATCTACATTCCATCCTCAAAAGTGTTAAATATATTGATGAATTAATTAATGACATCACCACAATCAACCTTAATACCGAAGAAGTAGAGCCCATGGTGGTCGATGGAGACTTAATTGATTTTTGTCAGGAATTAATTGATAAAATCGAATATCTCTATACACCATACAAAATTAATTTTTATCCGCACTTAGACATAGATTCAAATACAAAATGCGAGCAAGTTATAGTGAGATTTGATCCTGTATTACTAGCGCCAATTTTGAATCATTTACTGACTAACGGGATTAAGTATTCCCCCACCAATTTCACCATTGATTTTCATCTGCGAGAATCTCCCCACGAAATAATTTTTGATGTTTTAGATTATGGCATCGGCATCCCGAAAACAGATTTGGAAAAAATTTTCGAGCCATTTCAGCGGGGTTCCAACGTGGGGCATATTGCCGGCATTGGCATTGGTTTGACGATCGCCAGAAAATTGGTAACCTTCTATGGGGGCAGAATCGAGATCCAAAGTGAGCTAGGGGAGGGCACCAGGGTGTCTTTATCCATTCCTAAATGGCCCTTTACCAATATCCCATGGGATTCTCCAGCCTGA
- the cruG gene encoding 2'-O-glycosyltransferase CruG yields MLIIAILCLGLLVSQGVASLILLSRLVKGARRRSPLTPVFLPEDGVRNVSVVVPTLNEAARVTPCLVGLAQQGPPLREILVVDSRSTDGTQAVVQARQKDNPRLQLLTDDPLPDNWVGRPWALNYGFRQSDAASEWILGIDADTQPQPGLVASVVQAAQEEGYDILSLSPQFILQSPGEWWLQPALLMTLLYRFESAGVRQQAPETVMANGQCFLCRRSVLEALQGYELAARSFCDDVTLARAAAQRGYRVGFLDGANLIRVRMYEGIGETWREWGRSLDLKDATVPARLWAEVIFLLLVQGLPILLFSLLLMLWGENFDFLTLRLAIAVNGFLLLIRSAMLWAIYPSYYRPSGQGAWSYWLSPLADPLAVARIIISASQTPKQWRGRVYPGVS; encoded by the coding sequence ATGCTGATCATTGCCATACTTTGCCTGGGGTTGTTAGTGTCCCAGGGGGTAGCTAGTTTAATTTTGCTCAGTCGTTTGGTTAAAGGAGCGCGGCGGCGATCGCCATTGACACCAGTATTTCTGCCGGAAGACGGGGTTCGCAATGTCTCAGTAGTAGTACCCACCTTGAATGAGGCGGCCCGGGTAACTCCGTGTTTAGTAGGTTTAGCACAACAGGGGCCACCGTTAAGGGAAATTTTGGTGGTGGATAGTCGTTCCACCGATGGCACCCAGGCAGTGGTACAAGCTAGGCAAAAAGATAATCCCCGTTTGCAACTGCTGACCGATGATCCTTTGCCGGATAACTGGGTGGGGCGACCCTGGGCCTTAAACTATGGTTTTAGGCAGAGTGATGCTGCTAGCGAGTGGATTTTGGGCATTGATGCTGATACCCAACCCCAACCGGGACTAGTGGCCAGTGTGGTGCAAGCGGCACAAGAGGAGGGTTACGATATACTTTCCCTGTCGCCCCAATTTATTTTGCAATCGCCTGGGGAATGGTGGCTGCAACCAGCTTTGTTGATGACTTTGCTCTATCGCTTTGAGTCCGCTGGGGTGAGGCAACAGGCTCCGGAAACAGTGATGGCCAATGGTCAATGTTTTCTCTGTCGGCGATCGGTGCTGGAGGCCTTGCAGGGTTACGAGCTGGCGGCCCGTTCCTTTTGTGATGATGTGACCTTAGCTAGGGCGGCGGCCCAACGGGGTTATCGGGTGGGCTTTTTGGATGGCGCTAACCTAATCCGGGTGAGAATGTACGAAGGCATTGGGGAAACCTGGCGAGAATGGGGGCGATCGCTGGATCTCAAGGATGCTACGGTGCCGGCCCGCCTATGGGCGGAGGTGATTTTTCTGCTATTGGTGCAGGGTTTGCCTATTTTGCTTTTTTCCCTGTTATTGATGCTCTGGGGAGAAAACTTTGATTTTTTAACTCTCCGCTTGGCGATCGCCGTCAATGGCTTTTTACTCCTAATCCGTTCGGCTATGCTATGGGCAATTTACCCTTCCTATTACCGACCTTCGGGGCAGGGAGCCTGGAGCTATTGGCTTTCTCCCCTGGCGGATCCGTTGGCGGTGGCCCGGATTATTATTTCTGCTTCCCAAACTCCCAAACAATGGCGGGGACGAGTTTACCCCGGTGTCTCTTAA
- the mazG gene encoding nucleoside triphosphate pyrophosphohydrolase, giving the protein MDATAPILQALEKLIAVVAQLRSPEGGCPWDLAQTQQSLIPYVVEEAYEVVHALQSQDQTAIAEELGDLLLQVVLQAQVAQDLGHFNLQQVAEGITAKLIRRHPHVFAEVTVSNAEEVKANWQAIKAEEKGLNPNQAQFLSTKLERHNSTLPPLMASSKISRKAAAVGFEWPDIDGVWAKFSEELTEFKQALTTENKEHQQAELGDLLFTLINLARWYNLDASLALHGTNQRFIQRLQLMEKFADRPLDQYNLEELETLWQRAKKQLNQ; this is encoded by the coding sequence ATGGATGCCACTGCTCCCATTCTCCAAGCCCTGGAAAAATTAATTGCCGTAGTGGCTCAACTGCGATCGCCAGAGGGGGGATGCCCCTGGGATTTAGCCCAAACCCAACAAAGTTTAATTCCCTACGTGGTGGAAGAAGCCTACGAAGTGGTCCACGCTCTGCAAAGCCAAGACCAAACGGCGATCGCCGAAGAGTTGGGGGATTTACTGCTCCAGGTGGTGCTCCAAGCCCAAGTCGCCCAGGACTTAGGTCACTTCAATTTGCAACAAGTGGCGGAGGGGATTACCGCAAAACTCATCCGTCGCCATCCCCACGTTTTTGCCGAGGTAACAGTTAGTAATGCTGAGGAAGTAAAAGCCAATTGGCAGGCAATTAAAGCAGAGGAAAAGGGTTTAAACCCCAACCAAGCACAATTTTTAAGCACCAAACTAGAACGCCATAACAGTACGTTGCCCCCTTTGATGGCCAGTAGTAAAATTTCCCGGAAAGCGGCGGCGGTGGGTTTTGAATGGCCAGACATCGACGGTGTATGGGCTAAATTTAGCGAAGAATTAACGGAATTTAAACAGGCTTTAACTACGGAAAACAAAGAACATCAACAGGCAGAATTGGGAGATTTACTATTCACTCTCATTAACCTAGCCCGTTGGTACAATTTAGATGCATCCCTCGCCCTCCACGGCACTAATCAGAGATTTATTCAACGACTCCAATTAATGGAAAAATTTGCTGATCGCCCGTTGGATCAATACAATCTGGAGGAATTGGAAACCCTATGGCAGAGAGCAAAAAAACAACTTAACCAATAA
- a CDS encoding DUF2157 domain-containing protein: MNITKTDLAWAVEQGYLSAEQAEQLWQAWTEHQGLPAMEGEREHSDSPPLRFDFANVAFYFGALIVIVAMVFLGTIVWDALGGFGLFTVAVVYAVGLTLVGQWLYFQQKLPIPGGLLITIAVWMTPLAIYGLQQGFGLISLEDPSVYRNLPTWLISGRFPLAMGTIIASLLALRFIHFPFLTFPLAFCLWFLSIDIPSLIYGETVSFTTAAHLTLGFGIVCLAIAYGVDLRWRRSRGDYSFWLYLFGLISFWFSLLATGQDTEWYRLLFCLINLGLMTLSILLKRRLFMVFGVIGVFGYISYLAFQVFADSLLFPFALSALGLAIIAVGVLYQKHYRAVEAYFDDLLPPHWRNFLPRER; this comes from the coding sequence ATGAACATCACCAAAACAGACCTAGCCTGGGCAGTAGAACAGGGCTATTTGTCGGCAGAGCAAGCCGAACAATTATGGCAAGCCTGGACAGAACATCAGGGTCTCCCGGCCATGGAGGGTGAAAGGGAACATAGTGATTCCCCACCGTTGCGATTCGACTTTGCCAACGTCGCTTTTTACTTTGGTGCCCTGATTGTCATTGTGGCCATGGTTTTCCTCGGTACTATTGTTTGGGATGCCCTGGGGGGATTTGGTTTATTTACTGTGGCGGTGGTGTATGCAGTGGGTTTAACCCTAGTGGGTCAATGGCTTTATTTTCAGCAAAAATTACCCATCCCCGGCGGTTTGCTAATTACCATCGCCGTTTGGATGACCCCCTTGGCTATTTACGGACTGCAGCAGGGCTTTGGGTTAATTTCCCTCGAAGATCCATCTGTGTACCGCAATTTGCCCACCTGGCTAATCAGCGGCCGTTTTCCCCTGGCCATGGGCACCATTATTGCCAGTTTATTGGCTTTACGCTTCATTCACTTTCCCTTCCTCACCTTTCCCCTCGCTTTTTGCCTCTGGTTCCTCTCCATCGATATTCCCTCCCTTATTTACGGAGAGACAGTCAGTTTCACCACCGCAGCCCACTTGACCCTAGGCTTTGGCATTGTTTGTTTGGCGATCGCCTATGGGGTAGATTTACGCTGGCGACGCAGTCGGGGAGATTACAGCTTTTGGCTCTACCTTTTTGGACTGATTAGTTTTTGGTTTAGCCTCCTGGCCACCGGGCAGGATACGGAATGGTATCGACTGCTTTTTTGCCTCATTAATTTAGGTCTGATGACTTTGTCAATTCTCCTCAAACGACGACTATTTATGGTGTTTGGCGTCATTGGTGTGTTCGGCTACATCAGTTATCTTGCGTTCCAAGTCTTTGCCGATTCCCTCCTCTTCCCCTTTGCTCTTTCTGCCCTGGGCCTAGCCATCATTGCCGTTGGCGTGCTTTACCAAAAACACTACCGGGCCGTGGAAGCCTATTTTGACGACCTACTTCCTCCCCACTGGCGCAATTTTTTACCCAGGGAGAGATAA
- the feoB gene encoding ferrous iron transport protein B translates to MVSHCQRGSVQSSRPDVRKRVTFIGQPNTGKSTFFNRITKANAAIANWPGLTVDLFRAVVPLQGEPIEFVDLPGIYDLNGFSEDEWVVQRFLADYAVNLVVVVVNAAQIDRQIRLLLQVKILGIPVIALLNLADEAKRYGVQIDVAALQERLGLPLYPISAKYGTGCPRAMDAIGRVVAQQPEAYQVPDLVNVLSDHPVAIADVETALAGVVQMPSPTARTLTNAIDGVMLHPFFGLPIFFASMFGVFWMIWNVGLPSADPVDVVTGWLQSNVLEPLFSPLPTILQELLLDGIWTGFAALLSFVPLVAIFFIVMGILEGSGYLSRAAYLMDALMGRLGLDGRSFVLQMMGFGCNVPAIMGTRVMRSRGMRLLAMLVIPFSLCSARLQVFVFILAAVMPGTQGAIALFLLYLMSFVAAFTVAAVLSRFRYFQARDPFVLELPPYRLPTFRQVLLRVWGEMREFVASLSMFMVIGSSLIWFLTSFPQGSTGLDTFAGRIGSLFQPFMNPLGINPFLTISLIFGFVAKEVQVAALTVIYGLNNSDAVSDQIHTTVTFAQGFSYCLFSLIYIPCLTTLGAIWGESKSLAYTTMAVLIPLITAWLFSFIFYQSFSWLGWGV, encoded by the coding sequence ATGGTGAGTCATTGCCAACGGGGGTCGGTCCAGTCCAGTCGTCCTGATGTAAGAAAAAGGGTTACTTTTATTGGCCAGCCCAATACGGGGAAATCCACTTTCTTCAACCGGATCACCAAAGCTAATGCGGCGATCGCCAACTGGCCAGGGTTAACGGTGGACCTATTCCGGGCGGTGGTGCCGTTGCAAGGGGAACCCATTGAGTTTGTTGATCTACCGGGCATCTATGACCTCAATGGCTTTTCCGAAGACGAATGGGTAGTGCAACGCTTCCTGGCTGACTATGCTGTCAACTTAGTAGTGGTAGTGGTGAATGCGGCCCAAATTGACCGACAAATCCGTCTGCTCCTCCAGGTAAAAATCCTAGGCATTCCAGTGATTGCTCTTTTAAACCTGGCCGACGAAGCTAAGCGCTACGGAGTGCAAATTGATGTGGCTGCCCTCCAGGAAAGGCTTGGCTTGCCCCTGTATCCCATTAGCGCGAAATACGGTACCGGCTGTCCCCGGGCTATGGACGCCATTGGTCGTGTGGTGGCGCAGCAACCGGAAGCCTACCAAGTTCCCGATCTGGTTAATGTTCTTTCCGACCACCCCGTGGCGATCGCCGATGTGGAAACGGCCCTGGCCGGTGTGGTGCAGATGCCATCCCCCACTGCCCGCACCCTCACCAATGCCATTGACGGAGTGATGCTCCATCCCTTCTTTGGCCTACCCATCTTTTTCGCCTCCATGTTTGGTGTATTTTGGATGATTTGGAATGTGGGTTTGCCCAGTGCCGATCCAGTGGATGTGGTCACCGGTTGGCTGCAAAGCAATGTTTTAGAACCGTTATTTTCCCCCTTACCCACCATCCTGCAAGAACTACTCTTGGACGGTATTTGGACCGGTTTTGCTGCCCTGCTTTCCTTTGTTCCCTTGGTGGCCATATTTTTCATTGTCATGGGAATCCTAGAGGGCAGTGGTTACCTCTCTCGGGCTGCCTATCTAATGGATGCCCTTATGGGGCGATTGGGGCTAGATGGGCGGAGCTTCGTTTTGCAAATGATGGGCTTTGGCTGTAATGTCCCCGCCATTATGGGCACTAGGGTGATGCGTAGCCGAGGAATGCGACTCTTGGCCATGTTGGTCATTCCCTTTTCCCTCTGTTCTGCCCGCCTGCAGGTATTTGTTTTCATCCTGGCCGCTGTCATGCCCGGCACCCAAGGGGCGATCGCCCTATTTTTACTGTATTTAATGAGTTTTGTGGCCGCTTTCACTGTGGCCGCTGTTTTAAGTCGTTTTCGCTATTTCCAAGCTCGGGACCCCTTCGTATTAGAATTGCCTCCTTATCGGTTGCCCACCTTTCGACAAGTGCTTTTGCGAGTGTGGGGAGAAATGCGGGAGTTTGTTGCCAGTTTATCGATGTTTATGGTGATTGGTAGTAGCCTCATTTGGTTTTTAACCAGCTTCCCCCAAGGTAGTACGGGTTTAGACACCTTTGCTGGGCGTATCGGTAGTCTTTTCCAGCCGTTCATGAATCCCTTGGGCATCAATCCCTTTTTAACAATTTCTTTGATTTTTGGTTTTGTTGCCAAAGAAGTTCAAGTGGCAGCCCTAACTGTTATTTATGGCCTCAATAATTCCGACGCAGTCTCTGATCAAATCCACACCACAGTAACCTTTGCCCAGGGTTTTAGCTACTGTTTATTTAGTTTGATCTATATCCCTTGCCTCACTACCCTTGGAGCGATTTGGGGCGAAAGTAAATCCCTTGCCTACACCACCATGGCTGTGCTTATTCCCCTCATCACTGCTTGGTTATTTAGCTTTATTTTCTACCAAAGCTTTTCCTGGCTTGGTTGGGGAGTGTGA
- a CDS encoding ferrous iron transport protein A, protein MTLLDLSVGQVAFVEKILLGNHGEGLVNRMEAMGIIPDKPIQLLRKASLGGPLHLRIGSTTEVAMRRSEAQLVQITLGE, encoded by the coding sequence ATGACGTTATTGGATTTATCGGTGGGTCAGGTGGCTTTTGTGGAGAAAATTTTACTGGGAAACCATGGGGAGGGGTTAGTTAATCGCATGGAAGCAATGGGAATTATTCCTGATAAACCGATTCAATTGCTCCGTAAGGCCAGCTTGGGGGGGCCACTCCACCTCCGCATTGGTAGTACCACCGAAGTGGCCATGCGTCGCAGTGAAGCCCAATTGGTGCAGATTACCTTAGGAGAGTAG
- the ftsH1 gene encoding ATP-dependent zinc metalloprotease FtsH1, which translates to MSHRPRSDRHFFSSPSRFWHRLGMGLLVAGTLVLPVSTLAQEGGNGSQPKVSPSPAQSPSSSNGGESPRSFLGSGSSRSAEPKMNYGQLIDAIKANQVAKVEVDTNRRQAIVTLKDAPPGSKPQTVQLLDNNPELLNLLRSRSETIDLDINRTPDNSALYGLLTNLLVVAILIGLVVMVVRRSANASGQAMSFGKSKARFQMEAKTGVGFDDVAGIDEAKEELQEVVTFLKQPEKFTAIGAKIPRGVLLIGPPGTGKTLLAKAIAGEAGVPFFSISGSEFVEMFVGVGASRVRDLFKKAKENAPCLVFIDEIDAVGRQRGVGYGGGNDEREQTLNQLLTEMDGFEGNSGIIVIAATNRPDVLDLALLRPGRFDRQVTVDYPDVQGRELILAIHAQNKKLHEEVQLAAIARRTPGFTGADLANVLNEAAIFTARRRKDAITMAEVNDAIDRVVAGMEGTPLVDSKSKRLIAYHEVGHALIGTLCPGHDPVEKVTLIPRGQAQGLTWFTPDEDQSLMTRNQMIARIAGLLGGRVAEEVIFGDDEVTTGAGNDIEKITYLARQMVTKLGMSSLGLVALEEEGDRNYNGGDWGKRSEYSEDIAARIDREIQAIVTAAHQRATRIIEENRNLMDLLVDALIDQETIEGEHFRQLVESYQKSRKQPALAGK; encoded by the coding sequence ATGAGTCATCGTCCCCGTTCCGATCGCCATTTTTTCTCCAGCCCTAGCCGCTTTTGGCACCGTTTGGGGATGGGTTTACTGGTAGCTGGCACCCTAGTTCTACCGGTATCCACCCTGGCCCAGGAAGGGGGAAATGGAAGCCAACCTAAGGTCAGTCCTAGTCCGGCCCAATCCCCTAGCTCCAGCAATGGAGGGGAAAGCCCCCGCTCTTTTTTGGGCTCCGGCTCCTCCCGTTCTGCTGAACCCAAAATGAACTATGGGCAGCTGATCGACGCCATCAAAGCCAATCAGGTGGCCAAAGTGGAAGTGGACACCAACCGCCGCCAGGCGATCGTCACGCTCAAGGATGCGCCCCCAGGCTCCAAACCCCAAACAGTGCAGTTGCTAGACAATAATCCAGAGTTGCTCAACCTCCTGCGGAGTCGTTCTGAAACCATCGATTTGGACATCAACCGCACCCCAGATAATTCCGCCCTGTATGGCCTGTTGACCAACTTACTGGTTGTCGCCATTTTGATCGGTTTGGTGGTGATGGTGGTGCGTCGATCCGCCAATGCGTCGGGGCAGGCCATGAGTTTTGGTAAATCCAAGGCTCGGTTCCAAATGGAAGCAAAAACTGGGGTGGGTTTTGACGATGTGGCCGGCATTGACGAAGCGAAGGAAGAGTTGCAGGAAGTGGTAACTTTCCTCAAGCAACCGGAAAAATTTACTGCCATCGGGGCCAAAATTCCCCGGGGTGTTCTACTCATCGGCCCTCCTGGTACAGGCAAAACTTTATTAGCCAAGGCGATCGCCGGGGAGGCGGGGGTGCCATTTTTCAGTATTTCCGGTTCGGAATTTGTGGAAATGTTTGTGGGGGTGGGAGCTTCCCGGGTGAGGGATTTGTTCAAAAAAGCGAAGGAAAATGCTCCCTGCTTAGTGTTTATTGATGAAATTGATGCGGTGGGTCGGCAACGGGGCGTGGGCTACGGCGGCGGCAACGATGAACGGGAACAGACCCTCAATCAATTGCTGACGGAAATGGATGGCTTTGAGGGCAACAGCGGCATTATTGTCATTGCGGCCACCAACCGACCCGATGTGTTGGATTTAGCCCTTTTGCGGCCGGGACGGTTTGATCGCCAGGTGACGGTGGATTATCCCGATGTGCAGGGCCGGGAATTAATTCTGGCAATCCATGCCCAAAATAAAAAACTCCATGAAGAGGTCCAGTTAGCGGCGATCGCCCGTAGAACCCCAGGCTTTACCGGGGCAGATTTAGCCAATGTGTTAAATGAAGCGGCCATTTTCACTGCTCGGCGGCGCAAGGATGCCATCACCATGGCGGAAGTCAACGATGCCATTGACCGGGTAGTGGCCGGTATGGAAGGGACTCCCTTGGTGGACAGTAAAAGCAAGCGGTTAATTGCCTACCACGAAGTCGGCCATGCCCTCATTGGCACCCTCTGTCCTGGCCATGATCCGGTGGAAAAAGTTACCCTCATCCCCCGGGGTCAAGCCCAAGGTTTAACCTGGTTCACCCCCGATGAAGACCAAAGCCTAATGACCCGCAACCAAATGATTGCCCGCATCGCCGGATTGTTGGGGGGCAGGGTAGCGGAAGAAGTTATTTTTGGCGACGATGAGGTAACCACTGGAGCCGGTAATGACATTGAAAAAATCACTTACCTAGCTCGGCAAATGGTGACGAAACTGGGCATGTCTTCCCTGGGCTTGGTGGCGCTGGAGGAAGAAGGCGATCGCAATTACAACGGTGGCGATTGGGGTAAACGATCAGAATATTCCGAAGATATTGCCGCCCGCATTGACCGGGAAATCCAAGCCATTGTCACCGCCGCCCACCAACGGGCCACCCGTATCATCGAAGAAAACCGCAATTTGATGGATTTATTGGTGGATGCCCTCATTGATCAAGAAACCATTGAAGGAGAACACTTCCGACAACTAGTGGAAAGTTATCAGAAGTCTCGGAAACAGCCTGCTTTAGCGGGTAAGTAG
- a CDS encoding thioredoxin family protein, with amino-acid sequence MVLTPSTMLALGTQAPDFSLVDVTTDQSLTLGEAMGEKGLLVMFICCHCPFVKHIQAQLSQLGKDYQNSGLAMVAISANDAEKYPDDAPSGLKKMAQDWDYRFPVLYDETQAITKAYRAACTPDFFLFNAQGKLAYRGQLDDSRPSNGLPVTGVDLRQAMDLVLAGSPVPAEQKPSIGCNIKWKPGNEPNYQSN; translated from the coding sequence ATGGTTTTGACTCCCTCCACCATGCTTGCCCTCGGTACCCAAGCGCCGGATTTTTCCCTTGTGGACGTGACCACAGACCAATCCCTAACCCTAGGGGAAGCCATGGGAGAAAAGGGGCTATTGGTCATGTTCATCTGTTGCCATTGTCCCTTTGTGAAACACATCCAAGCCCAGTTGAGTCAGTTGGGCAAGGATTACCAAAACTCCGGCCTAGCCATGGTGGCCATCAGCGCTAACGATGCGGAAAAGTACCCCGATGACGCCCCCTCCGGCTTGAAAAAAATGGCCCAGGATTGGGACTATCGCTTCCCGGTGCTATACGACGAAACCCAGGCGATCACCAAAGCCTACCGAGCGGCCTGCACCCCCGACTTCTTTTTGTTTAATGCCCAGGGTAAATTAGCTTACCGGGGCCAGTTGGACGACAGTCGTCCTAGTAATGGTTTACCCGTGACCGGGGTAGACCTAAGACAGGCGATGGATTTAGTGCTGGCCGGCAGCCCCGTACCGGCGGAACAAAAACCCAGCATTGGCTGCAACATTAAGTGGAAACCGGGTAATGAACCCAATTATCAAAGCAATTAG